The following are encoded in a window of Lichenicola cladoniae genomic DNA:
- a CDS encoding cation:proton antiporter has product MTPLGLFALLLTLAAIFGVINDRTLRLPMTIGVLVISLVISLVVLAIDPLISSYDLHALSRNLLSTIDLPQALLGGALSFLLFAGALQVDLGHLRSQWLPVTALAVVGTLLAVALFGVGMWLVFPLVDMPVPLIWCIVLGAILAPTDPVSVVGMLRRVGLPAPLQALFVGESLFNDGVGVVVFGLALGIAVGGGPMVTASEVLTRFGLEAVGGSLLGLVLGFVSMLFMRAARDPHLELIVSLALATGTYSLASALHMSGPIAVVVAGLTMGSRRTRSAISDHGHGELMAFWSLVDEVLNALLFLLIGFEVLALAFHLSHLAAVLVAIPLSILVRALSVFLAAIPLHLRRTDRGGTLVLLTWGGLRGGISVALALELPATALRPSLLAVCYGVVVFSIIVQGLTIERVARRIHPNPQG; this is encoded by the coding sequence ATGACGCCGCTTGGCCTGTTCGCGCTGCTCCTGACGCTTGCGGCGATATTCGGGGTCATCAACGACCGCACCCTGAGGCTGCCGATGACAATCGGCGTGCTGGTGATATCGCTCGTGATCTCGCTGGTGGTGCTGGCGATCGATCCGCTGATCAGCAGCTACGACTTGCACGCGCTGTCGCGGAATCTCCTGAGTACGATCGACCTGCCGCAGGCGCTGCTCGGCGGCGCTTTGTCGTTCCTGTTGTTCGCCGGCGCGTTGCAGGTCGATCTGGGCCATCTGCGGTCGCAGTGGCTCCCGGTGACCGCCCTGGCGGTGGTCGGGACACTCCTGGCGGTCGCGTTGTTCGGCGTCGGCATGTGGCTGGTCTTCCCACTCGTGGACATGCCGGTGCCGTTGATCTGGTGCATCGTGCTGGGGGCGATCCTGGCTCCCACCGATCCGGTATCGGTCGTCGGCATGCTGCGCCGCGTGGGCCTGCCCGCGCCGCTGCAAGCCCTGTTCGTCGGCGAGAGCTTGTTCAATGACGGGGTCGGCGTCGTTGTATTCGGGCTGGCGCTTGGCATCGCCGTCGGCGGCGGTCCGATGGTGACGGCGAGCGAAGTCCTGACCCGGTTCGGCCTCGAGGCGGTCGGCGGCAGCCTGCTGGGCCTGGTGTTGGGCTTCGTGTCCATGCTGTTCATGCGAGCGGCCCGCGATCCGCATCTGGAGTTGATCGTCTCGCTGGCATTGGCCACCGGGACCTACAGCCTCGCCAGCGCGCTGCACATGTCGGGCCCGATCGCGGTCGTCGTCGCCGGCCTGACCATGGGCAGCCGCCGTACCCGGTCGGCGATATCGGACCACGGACATGGCGAGTTGATGGCGTTCTGGTCGCTTGTCGACGAGGTATTGAACGCGCTGCTGTTCCTGCTGATCGGCTTCGAGGTGCTGGCACTCGCATTTCATCTGTCGCACCTGGCCGCGGTGCTGGTAGCGATCCCGCTATCGATCCTGGTGCGGGCGCTCAGCGTGTTCCTGGCTGCCATTCCGCTGCATCTGCGCCGGACGGATCGTGGCGGCACCCTGGTCCTGCTGACCTGGGGCGGCCTGCGTGGCGGCATCTCGGTGGCGCTGGCGCTGGAACTGCCGGCGACCGCCCTGCGGCCATCGCTTCTGGCGGTGTGTTATGGCGTCGTGGTGTTCAGCATCATCGTCCAGGGACTGACCATCGAGCGGGTGGCGCGAAGGATCCATCCGAATCCGCAGGGCTGA
- a CDS encoding D-ribose ABC transporter substrate-binding protein, which yields MSKRKTFLTMTALTLAAPAIAASMAPALAAPSKGGLMSIIVNDPSNPYWLTEGKVAAAEAQKLGYTATVGASKGDTNTESNLIDTAITNRSVAIILDPANASGSIGAVKKAIAANIPVFLVNAEINQAGLAKAQLVSNNAQGAALGAQRWVKDVGQKANYVELLGSPSDNNAATRSNGYETVLSQYTGLVKVGSQVANWDRTQGHDKMQNLLQAHPDINGVIAGNDEMALGAISALKEAGKLSSIKVGGFDGSPDAVAAIKAGELQYTVLQPVAVFSAKAVDEADSFLKTGKTGVAKEKQLFNCVLITKANVGDYVSAFTLKK from the coding sequence ATGTCCAAAAGAAAAACATTCCTGACCATGACCGCCCTGACGTTGGCGGCCCCGGCGATCGCGGCATCCATGGCACCGGCACTGGCCGCACCCTCGAAGGGCGGGCTGATGTCGATCATAGTGAACGACCCCTCGAACCCGTACTGGCTTACCGAGGGCAAGGTGGCCGCCGCCGAGGCACAGAAGCTCGGATATACCGCCACCGTCGGCGCGTCGAAGGGCGATACCAACACCGAGAGCAACCTGATCGACACCGCGATCACCAACCGGTCCGTGGCGATCATTCTGGATCCGGCCAATGCCAGCGGCTCGATCGGCGCGGTGAAGAAGGCGATCGCCGCGAACATCCCGGTGTTCCTGGTCAATGCCGAGATCAACCAGGCCGGCCTCGCCAAGGCGCAGCTCGTGTCCAACAACGCGCAGGGTGCGGCCCTCGGAGCGCAGCGCTGGGTGAAGGATGTCGGCCAGAAGGCGAACTACGTCGAGCTGCTCGGCTCACCCTCGGACAACAATGCCGCGACCCGCTCGAACGGCTACGAGACGGTGCTCAGCCAGTATACCGGACTGGTCAAGGTCGGCTCGCAGGTCGCCAACTGGGACCGGACGCAGGGCCACGACAAGATGCAGAACCTGCTCCAGGCCCACCCCGACATCAACGGCGTGATCGCCGGCAACGACGAGATGGCGCTTGGCGCGATCTCGGCGTTGAAAGAGGCCGGAAAGCTGTCCAGCATCAAGGTCGGCGGCTTCGACGGATCGCCCGACGCGGTCGCGGCGATCAAGGCCGGCGAACTGCAATACACCGTGCTGCAGCCGGTGGCCGTGTTCTCCGCGAAAGCCGTGGACGAGGCGGATTCCTTCCTGAAAACCGGCAAGACCGGCGTCGCCAAGGAGAAGCAGCTGTTCAACTGCGTTCTCATCACCAAGGCCAATGTGGGCGACTACGTCTCGGCCTTCACGCTGAAGAAGTAG